One Chitinophaga sp. H8 DNA window includes the following coding sequences:
- a CDS encoding DHA2 family efflux MFS transporter permease subunit has product MRDQNRGGILFVMVLGTTMAGIDSSIVNISLPVMSRQFQCSLDDIEWVITVYMLSFSILMPLTNWLKSKLGFFNLYIAAISVFTLGSLMCALSTDLSSLLVARIIQALGGGALAPTSMAIVSYVFPARVRGTVLGWWGLGNIMGPAIGPTLGGFLTQLYGWPSIFYINLPIGLITIALAFKYLGVLRKQTFVKIPFDLAGFVTLTIFLVTLQYGIAKAERIGLLSPQIAITLGVAIVALVVFIVLERRNKNPLIDLTLFNNYAFVSCILVTISRAAALFGGLFLLPFLLQGLMGYSESMSGLLILPNSIMMAAMMPFAGKWSDKHGSRNISMMGLFLLAVSMYFFSILDVGSPVWLIITTMAIRGFGMGLLIAPLNAATISAVRPSQVTMASSISSLMQQVGGALGIAILAIISQSTLNTQLEHGVSAPIAHHISLQTGFRISLFILLVTLIPAFFMPRKNEVPTADTTHVHT; this is encoded by the coding sequence ATGAGAGATCAAAACAGGGGCGGGATTTTGTTTGTAATGGTACTGGGCACTACCATGGCCGGTATTGACTCCAGTATTGTAAATATATCCCTTCCTGTGATGAGCCGGCAGTTTCAATGCAGCCTGGATGATATTGAGTGGGTGATCACTGTATACATGCTCAGCTTTTCTATTCTGATGCCGTTGACCAACTGGCTGAAAAGCAAACTGGGCTTCTTCAATTTATATATTGCTGCCATCAGCGTTTTTACCCTGGGATCTTTGATGTGTGCCTTATCGACCGACCTCTCCTCCCTATTGGTAGCGCGTATTATTCAGGCCCTGGGAGGAGGAGCGCTGGCACCCACTTCTATGGCTATTGTGTCTTATGTATTCCCTGCCAGGGTGCGGGGCACCGTACTGGGATGGTGGGGGCTGGGCAATATTATGGGGCCTGCCATAGGACCTACCCTGGGCGGCTTTTTAACACAGTTGTACGGCTGGCCTTCTATCTTTTATATCAACCTTCCTATCGGGCTGATCACGATAGCCCTGGCCTTTAAATACCTGGGAGTATTGCGCAAGCAAACCTTTGTAAAAATACCCTTTGACCTGGCGGGTTTTGTGACCTTAACTATTTTCCTCGTTACGTTACAATACGGGATTGCAAAAGCGGAGCGGATAGGTTTATTATCTCCGCAGATAGCGATCACGTTAGGTGTTGCCATCGTAGCGCTGGTGGTATTTATTGTATTGGAGCGGCGGAACAAAAATCCATTGATAGATCTCACGTTGTTTAACAACTATGCATTTGTAAGTTGTATCCTGGTTACTATTTCGCGGGCGGCAGCTTTATTCGGAGGGCTTTTCCTGCTACCGTTTTTATTGCAGGGGCTGATGGGGTATTCAGAGTCGATGTCGGGGTTGCTGATCTTGCCTAACTCGATCATGATGGCCGCGATGATGCCGTTTGCTGGGAAATGGTCTGACAAGCATGGTTCCCGGAATATTTCGATGATGGGGCTTTTTTTACTGGCAGTATCCATGTATTTCTTTTCGATACTGGACGTAGGCAGTCCGGTATGGCTGATCATTACTACCATGGCCATACGTGGATTTGGGATGGGCTTGCTGATAGCCCCACTGAATGCCGCAACGATCAGTGCGGTACGTCCTTCGCAGGTAACGATGGCCTCTTCTATCAGCAGCCTGATGCAGCAGGTAGGCGGCGCTTTAGGGATCGCTATCCTGGCCATTATCAGTCAATCTACCCTGAATACCCAACTGGAACATGGGGTGAGTGCACCCATTGCGCATCATATTTCCCTGCAAACAGGCTTCCGTATTTCTCTTTTTATCCTACTGGTTACCCTGATACCGGCATTTTTTATGCCCCGGAAAAATGAAGTACCTACCGCAGATACTACCCATGTACATACCTGA
- a CDS encoding hybrid sensor histidine kinase/response regulator: MTMVTDKIRILMIDDDEDDFFLVSSLLDDISPEQYIIQWASTYEKGVLAIESRSHDLYLVDYRLGQYTGIDMLHYFQQQGYNDPVILLTGKGDYKIDKEAMEAGASDYLVKGEITAAMLERAIRYTLDKFSHLTAIANSERRYFSIFEKSNDIILLANCDKKIIAANPAALRVLQHDAESLYEHDLMYLFALDEQIKDFLSQLCDESGVVQQEYVFRNKAGQKLDVVVNATLLDEKKQIFLCIVQDITEQKKKAKEKQQQEKFVITGRIARLIAHEVRNPLTNILLSISQLKEEKLDDIPDSELYLDIMERNCHRINQLVTQLLESTRMMELHISAHGVNELVKKAMTLAADRLQLNNMRLEASYMEPDVMLQADEEKMIIALLNIIINGIEAMQPDKGVLTIRTFLQDNKAVIHIGDNGSGISEENKSKLFEPFFTNKTKGTGLGLTSTQNIILNHKGSIEVESVVGNGTVFTITFDVSQ; the protein is encoded by the coding sequence ATGACGATGGTAACAGACAAGATCCGGATTTTGATGATTGATGATGATGAGGATGATTTTTTCCTTGTCAGTAGTTTACTGGACGACATCTCCCCGGAGCAGTACATTATACAATGGGCCTCTACTTACGAGAAGGGGGTATTGGCTATTGAGTCCAGGTCGCACGACCTGTATCTGGTAGACTATCGTCTGGGGCAATATACCGGTATTGATATGCTGCATTATTTCCAGCAGCAGGGATATAATGACCCGGTGATCTTACTGACCGGAAAGGGGGATTACAAGATCGATAAGGAAGCCATGGAGGCGGGGGCATCAGATTACCTGGTAAAAGGGGAAATTACCGCAGCCATGCTGGAAAGAGCGATCCGTTATACCCTGGATAAATTTTCCCATCTCACCGCCATTGCAAACAGTGAACGCCGTTATTTCAGCATCTTCGAGAAATCAAATGATATTATCCTGCTGGCAAATTGTGACAAAAAAATCATTGCAGCCAATCCTGCCGCATTAAGGGTATTGCAACATGATGCGGAGTCGCTTTATGAGCATGACCTGATGTATCTCTTTGCGCTGGATGAGCAGATTAAAGACTTTCTCAGCCAGCTATGTGACGAATCCGGTGTAGTGCAGCAGGAATATGTTTTCCGGAATAAGGCGGGCCAAAAACTGGATGTAGTGGTCAATGCCACGCTCCTGGATGAAAAGAAACAGATCTTTCTCTGTATCGTACAGGATATTACTGAGCAGAAGAAAAAGGCAAAAGAAAAACAACAGCAGGAGAAGTTTGTGATCACCGGGCGTATTGCGCGGTTAATAGCGCATGAGGTGAGGAATCCGCTGACCAACATCCTGTTGTCTATCAGCCAGCTGAAGGAAGAAAAACTGGATGACATCCCCGACAGTGAATTGTACCTGGATATTATGGAACGCAACTGCCATCGTATCAATCAGCTGGTTACCCAATTGCTGGAGTCTACCCGTATGATGGAATTGCATATCAGTGCGCATGGGGTGAACGAACTGGTAAAGAAAGCGATGACACTGGCAGCCGACCGGCTACAGTTAAATAATATGCGGCTGGAAGCGTCTTATATGGAACCAGATGTAATGCTGCAGGCAGATGAAGAAAAAATGATCATTGCCCTGCTGAATATTATCATTAATGGTATAGAAGCCATGCAGCCGGACAAGGGGGTATTAACCATCCGCACCTTCCTGCAGGATAATAAGGCGGTTATTCACATAGGCGATAACGGTAGTGGTATTTCTGAAGAGAATAAGAGCAAGCTCTTTGAGCCTTTTTTTACTAATAAAACAAAAGGCACCGGTCTGGGATTAACCTCCACCCAGAATATTATCCTCAACCATAAAGGGAGCATAGAAGTAGAAAGTGTGGTAGGAAACGGTACCGTGTTTACCATTACTTTTGATGTATCACAATAA
- a CDS encoding CvfB family protein has product MVTIGTYNSLRVKKEMDFGVYLAGDGDQEILLPSRFVPKGTKIGDELNVFLYHDSENRIIATTQRPAGIVGDIVNLKVVSVTPQGAFMDWGLMKDLFVPLSQQQMKMRPGQDYLVKIYIDEQTGRIAATEKLDRFLSNETLTVKEMDLVNLIIYRRSDIGFIVIINQQHTGVLHYGEIFRTIDIGDTMKGFIKKIREDNKIDVVLGQPGYKKVEDESEKIIRLLQENNGYLPYHDKSAPEEIADFFGMSKKTFKMTTGTLYKQKKIVFTQTGIKLVEEDA; this is encoded by the coding sequence ATGGTAACAATAGGCACATATAATAGCTTAAGGGTAAAGAAAGAAATGGATTTTGGTGTATACCTTGCCGGGGATGGTGATCAGGAAATACTGCTGCCATCGCGGTTTGTGCCCAAAGGAACCAAAATAGGCGATGAACTGAACGTGTTCCTTTACCATGACTCCGAAAACCGTATCATCGCTACCACACAACGGCCTGCCGGTATCGTGGGGGATATCGTGAACCTTAAAGTGGTGAGTGTGACCCCACAGGGCGCGTTTATGGACTGGGGCCTGATGAAAGACCTCTTTGTACCACTGTCCCAGCAACAGATGAAAATGCGCCCGGGACAGGACTATCTGGTGAAGATCTATATTGATGAACAAACCGGCCGTATCGCTGCTACAGAAAAACTGGACAGGTTCCTCAGCAATGAAACCCTTACCGTAAAAGAAATGGACCTGGTAAACCTTATCATCTACCGTCGTTCAGACATTGGGTTTATTGTGATCATCAATCAGCAACATACCGGCGTATTACACTATGGAGAAATATTTCGTACCATAGATATTGGGGATACCATGAAAGGGTTTATTAAAAAGATCCGGGAGGATAATAAAATAGATGTGGTATTAGGACAGCCAGGCTATAAGAAAGTGGAAGATGAAAGTGAAAAAATCATCCGCCTCCTCCAGGAAAATAATGGTTACTTACCCTACCATGATAAATCAGCCCCAGAAGAAATTGCAGACTTTTTTGGGATGAGCAAAAAAACATTCAAAATGACAACCGGTACTTTATACAAGCAAAAAAAGATCGTTTTCACACAAACCGGCATCAAGCTGGTGGAAGAAGACGCCTGA
- a CDS encoding universal stress protein, whose protein sequence is MKTILLPTDFSDTAYHAAEYACMLTRQFGAKRLILFHAYQTLVSIADVPGAIPLNGDELRQNSEAELLKLYHLLKPLADSQTEISYLAEEAGVPLSFNAMAERLGVDLIVMGITGKSKIEQQLIGSNAIHVAKESNFPVIIVPPSAALENVQRIVFACDLKKIAGTTAIPRLKKVLDAFHAKVLVLNVDHKEKNFRPETAIELKELYEALEGYGAEFNYTDNADAATGIMEFARQEDASLIITIPKNYGFFEGLFRSSTTKKLAYQTNVPLLLLHEA, encoded by the coding sequence ATGAAAACGATCTTATTACCTACAGATTTTTCGGATACGGCATATCATGCTGCAGAATATGCCTGTATGCTTACGCGTCAGTTTGGTGCCAAACGGTTGATTTTGTTTCATGCGTACCAGACGCTGGTAAGTATTGCAGATGTACCGGGAGCGATTCCACTGAATGGAGATGAATTGCGTCAGAACAGTGAAGCGGAGCTGTTGAAGCTGTATCATTTACTAAAGCCGCTGGCAGATTCTCAGACTGAGATCTCTTACCTGGCAGAAGAAGCCGGAGTACCACTTTCTTTTAATGCCATGGCAGAGCGGCTGGGTGTTGATCTTATTGTAATGGGGATTACCGGCAAAAGCAAGATCGAGCAGCAGCTGATAGGGAGTAATGCCATTCACGTAGCGAAGGAAAGTAATTTCCCGGTAATCATTGTACCACCCTCCGCCGCGTTGGAAAATGTACAGCGTATCGTATTTGCCTGCGACCTGAAAAAGATTGCCGGGACAACTGCTATACCCCGTCTTAAAAAGGTATTGGATGCTTTTCATGCCAAGGTGCTGGTATTAAATGTAGACCATAAGGAAAAGAATTTCCGTCCGGAAACCGCCATTGAGCTGAAAGAGCTATATGAAGCGCTGGAAGGTTACGGCGCGGAATTTAACTATACCGACAATGCTGATGCAGCTACCGGGATCATGGAATTTGCCCGGCAGGAAGATGCTTCCCTGATCATTACCATTCCTAAGAACTATGGTTTTTTTGAGGGGTTATTCCGCAGCAGTACTACCAAAAAGCTGGCGTATCAAACCAATGTACCCTTATTACTATTGCATGAGGCATAG
- a CDS encoding DUF4262 domain-containing protein, producing MTQKEQDKQEMAEIRDIVNKYGWFVGFFDADTATPSFGYTIGLWEKYKHPEIITFGLPVEVIQEILNAAAAKVKEGHPLVLDQDDYDILEELPVRFRTVYADNVEDYMGYAQRYYNGKSFPAVQLFWTDGAQHYPWDKACDEAIAFSQPLLDQKLDFKFFEPRHVATFTSRQIVKDKQPVLYVYHDEEDGAWQFLPGTAVAEEDIMMVSLEEMVQLDPTLNELFNLPMGEIAVRRFAGDKWERMEAGEEE from the coding sequence ATGACACAGAAAGAGCAGGATAAGCAGGAGATGGCTGAGATCCGGGACATTGTTAACAAGTATGGCTGGTTCGTAGGTTTTTTTGATGCGGATACCGCTACGCCGTCTTTTGGTTATACCATCGGACTATGGGAAAAATATAAACACCCGGAGATCATTACATTTGGCCTGCCGGTAGAGGTGATTCAGGAAATTTTAAATGCAGCGGCTGCCAAAGTAAAAGAGGGGCATCCCCTGGTGTTGGACCAGGATGATTATGATATTCTGGAAGAACTGCCGGTAAGGTTCCGTACTGTGTATGCAGATAATGTGGAAGACTATATGGGATATGCCCAACGGTATTATAATGGCAAATCATTTCCGGCCGTACAGCTTTTCTGGACAGATGGTGCGCAGCATTATCCCTGGGATAAAGCCTGTGATGAGGCCATTGCCTTCAGCCAGCCTTTGCTGGATCAAAAGCTGGACTTTAAGTTTTTTGAGCCCCGTCATGTGGCCACCTTTACTTCCCGCCAGATAGTGAAAGACAAACAGCCGGTATTATACGTATATCATGATGAGGAGGACGGCGCCTGGCAGTTTTTGCCTGGTACAGCCGTGGCAGAGGAAGATATTATGATGGTATCTCTGGAAGAAATGGTGCAGCTGGATCCTACTTTGAATGAGTTGTTTAATCTGCCCATGGGAGAAATTGCGGTCCGCAGGTTTGCCGGCGACAAATGGGAGCGGATGGAAGCCGGTGAGGAGGAGTAG
- a CDS encoding DUF2147 domain-containing protein has product MNKLFFTAAMPLLLSLGAFAQQADALTGTWLTKSKNPARVQVYKQGDKYFGKIIWLQDPQKDGKEATDEKNPDIAARSRKVIGMVILKDAKFNGDDAWKDGTIYDPESGKTYSCNISLDGKNTLKLRGYIGVSLLGRIEKWTRMN; this is encoded by the coding sequence ATGAACAAGCTTTTTTTTACAGCCGCTATGCCACTCCTGTTATCCCTTGGCGCTTTTGCCCAGCAAGCTGATGCACTCACCGGTACCTGGCTCACCAAGAGTAAAAACCCTGCCCGGGTACAGGTATATAAGCAGGGAGATAAGTACTTTGGAAAAATCATCTGGTTACAGGATCCGCAGAAAGATGGGAAGGAGGCAACTGACGAAAAGAACCCGGATATAGCTGCCAGAAGCCGGAAAGTAATCGGTATGGTGATCCTGAAAGATGCAAAGTTTAACGGAGATGATGCCTGGAAAGATGGCACTATTTACGATCCGGAAAGCGGTAAAACGTACAGTTGCAATATATCGCTGGATGGGAAAAATACACTGAAACTAAGAGGTTATATCGGGGTTTCCCTATTGGGCCGCATCGAAAAATGGACCCGGATGAATTAG